One Deltaproteobacteria bacterium DNA segment encodes these proteins:
- a CDS encoding dephospho-CoA kinase: MKLVGLTGGIASGKTTVANIFQRLGAALVDADVLSREVVEPGQAAWQEIVSTFGAEVLQEDRTLDRQKLRTIIFNNPNARKQLEAIIHPRVRALAEQRISEHRAAGVAGVIYVVPLLFEGNLQDGLRPVILVACNVEVQRRRLEQRDQLDSATAQKHIDAQMSLEEKRRRADFVIENNAGLEDLERQVREVYAKLQAT; encoded by the coding sequence GTGAAATTAGTTGGCTTAACCGGCGGCATCGCGTCTGGAAAAACTACCGTGGCAAATATTTTCCAGCGCCTCGGCGCGGCGCTCGTCGATGCCGATGTGTTATCGCGCGAGGTCGTCGAGCCCGGCCAAGCGGCGTGGCAAGAAATCGTCTCGACCTTCGGCGCGGAAGTGCTGCAAGAAGACCGCACCCTCGACCGGCAAAAGCTACGCACGATCATTTTTAATAATCCCAACGCGCGCAAACAGCTTGAAGCGATCATCCACCCGCGGGTCCGCGCCCTGGCGGAGCAGCGAATCAGCGAACACCGCGCAGCGGGCGTCGCGGGCGTCATCTACGTCGTGCCGCTGCTTTTCGAAGGAAATCTGCAAGACGGGCTGCGGCCGGTGATTCTGGTGGCCTGCAATGTCGAGGTCCAGCGTCGGCGTTTAGAACAACGCGACCAGCTTGATAGCGCGACGGCGCAAAAACATATCGACGCGCAAATGAGTCTGGAAGAAAAGCGGCGTCGGGCCGATTTCGTGATCGAAAATAATGCCGGCTTAGAAGATCTCGAACGGCAAGTTCGCGAAGTCTACGCCAAGCTCCAAGCTACTTAA
- the grxC gene encoding glutaredoxin 3 produces the protein MAQVIIYTTNYCPYCTGAKALLRAKKVKFEEIDVTHDAEKRAEMERLSQRWTVPQIFIDDVPIGGFDDMQSLDDRGELDRLLGTASE, from the coding sequence ATGGCCCAAGTGATTATTTACACGACCAACTATTGTCCCTACTGCACCGGCGCTAAAGCGTTGTTGCGCGCCAAGAAGGTCAAGTTTGAAGAGATCGACGTCACCCACGATGCGGAGAAGCGCGCCGAGATGGAGCGCTTGTCGCAACGCTGGACGGTGCCGCAGATTTTCATCGACGATGTGCCGATCGGCGGATTTGACGATATGCAAAGCTTGGATGACCGCGGCGAACTCGATCGCTTGCTCGGGACAGCGAGCGAATAG